The Nicotiana tabacum cultivar K326 chromosome 14, ASM71507v2, whole genome shotgun sequence genome contains a region encoding:
- the LOC107829545 gene encoding uncharacterized protein LOC107829545, which yields MWIVWVTTSCNKSKKGRGKYKSLQVDMKTKHGSKIPIVIPDDIMRAVGPGSRDIVNYCGLIMRSTISFRDGNWQAIIAKHGEAMWLKVKDKFEASGMRQHVLQALVIDTMQRLFRAWKTRLHADYSLYDTDEERLSHRPDDITPEDWVFLVEHFGSPAFKAVSERNKLNRGKQITKHSCGSKSFAEVEESTRNPDNRTKAAPDRVWELQNTRKNDQGELVWSDPKSQQIHGQLQEIMVQQQFEENEYPMSADEILTTVFVNELAMFVEKDTERGLQKRAV from the exons ATGTGGATCGTTTGGGTCACAACTTCGTGCAACAAATCTAAGAAAGGCAGAGGGAAATATAAATCGTTACAAGTGGACATGAAAACGAAGCACGGAAGTAAAATTCCTATTGTCATTCCAGATGACATTATGAGAGCCGTGGGTCCTGGGTCTAGGGATATTGTTAACTATTGTGGCTTGATTATGCGAAGCACTATCTCTTTTAGAGATGGTAATTGGCAGGCAATAATTGCAAAACATGGAGAAGCAATGTGGTTGAAGGTTAAG GATAAATTTGAAGCTAGTGGTATGCGACAACATGTGTTGCAAGCTCTTGTGATCGACACTATGCAAAGGCTTTTTAGAGCATGGAAGACTCGACTGCATGCTGACTACTCCCTCTATGATACTGATGAAGAGAGATTGTCTCATAGGCCAGATGATATTACACCTGAAGATTGGGTGTTTCTGGTAGAACATTTTGGAAGTCCAGCATTCAAG GCTGTGAGTGAGAGGAACAAACTAAACAGGGGGAAACAAATAACTAAGCACTCATGTGGCTCAAAGTCATTTGCTGAAGTAGAGGAATCGACG AGAAATCCTGATAATAGAACAAAGGCAGCACCCGATCGAGTTTGGGAACTCCAAAACACTCGTAAAAATGACCAAGGAGAATTGGTGTGGTCGGATCCAAAGTCACAACAAATTCAT GGTCAGCTCCAAGAAATTATGGTTCAACAACAATTTGAAGAGAATGAGTATCCAATGAGTGCAGATGAGATTTTAACCACTGTATTTGTGAACGAACTGGCTATGTTCGTGGAAAAGGATACAGAAAGAGGCCTCCAAAAAAGAGCCGTGTGA
- the LOC142168990 gene encoding uncharacterized protein LOC142168990 produces the protein MPLHLLSALSPPKTDLKKIEKLAANLFWGMEKDKKKYHWSSWNKLSFPIIEGGIGFRTMEYACQLMRFKQWWTFRTKSSLWSNILRAKYCQRSHPISKKWDTGQSQAWKKMMTNKKKQKNIFNGGCILEIVVFGGIIGWVQVHFLITEVKGVDQGKITVAHFWENGQWNLQKLNRASLTYMIHLVIQISIHYMPQSQDLPIWTPTVIGQFTCASAWERALRNMLPTDDRVISFGNPTVIRCVCCIRPIAETVYHIFSRGNFATFV, from the exons ATGCCCCTTCatcttctttcagcactctccCCTCCCAAAACTGACTTGAAGAAGATTGAAAAATTGGCTGCTAATTTGTTCTGGGGAAtggaaaaagacaagaaaaaataTCATTGGTCATCTTGGAATAAGCTATCATTTCCTATAATTGAAGGAGGAATTGGTTTTAGAACAATGGAATATGCCTGTCAATTAATGAGATTCAAACAGTGGTGGACATTTAGAACTAAGTCCTCTCTATGGAGCAACATTCTTAGAGCTAAATATTGCCAAAGATCACACCCAATTTCTAAGAAATGGGACACAGGACAATCACAAGCTTGGAAGAAGATGATGACCaacaaaaagaagcagaaaaatatatttaatggAGGCTGCATTCTGGAAATTGTTGTTTTTGGTGGGATAATTGGTTGGGTACAGGTGCACTTTCTAATTACAGAAGTGAAGGGGGTAGACCAGGGGAAAATTACAGTTGCCCATTTCTGGGAAAATGGACAATGGAACCTTCAAAAGTTGAATAGAGCTTCTCTAACTTATATGATTCATCTCGTCATACAAATTTCCATCCATTATATGCCACAGTCCCAAGATCTACCCATTTGGACACCCACAGTGATAGGGCAATTCACATGTGCTTCTGCATGGGAA AGGGCCCTCAGAAACATGTTGCCAACAGATGACAGGGTAATATCATTTGGTAATCCCACTGTTATCAGATGTGTCTGTTGTATCAGACCTATAGCTGAAACAGTTTATCACATTTTCAGTAGAGGCAACTTTGCAACATTTGTCTAG